A genomic segment from Brachionichthys hirsutus isolate HB-005 unplaced genomic scaffold, CSIRO-AGI_Bhir_v1 contig_867, whole genome shotgun sequence encodes:
- the LOC137915082 gene encoding WD repeat-containing protein 90-like: protein MASKGWEHPYVNVFKHVKLEEWKRSTKEGDVSTRMNKTLRCSVFSIRGPVPTNSYILVPQDGNRSLGLTGRYFYLLFRPTPGKYFVVHLDVSTKENQVVRISFSNMFKEFKSTSTWLQFPFLCGAAKDSVYETTARAARHGLVGPAPSSVRWTCLMLDLQQILSVYLDCCYSSLKSIKLCANMAVKNMCTSDLLLDPGVSFSEAKLAGLASSRGTGPMPREMSFPLPKGGSWHDFYDYIRFPSEGTKLPFDSIQKGNSQPEAGLISSQRAPIREEPRFVDVSEAVQARVSLIQQLTAPKSLLRNQMPSVTNVPDVGGVPTSQKNGCHDDDDHQRQSSSFGSGRHTFTPSCDAEDGGAHVYLHAEDRLSEDEESEEEFVCTRVPHPVHLTSSNGKGEKETKLIPDPILRLSRIIGFGGATTKCALWTKSGDAVVYPCHAIIVSLTISSNQQSFFIGHTEKVSALAFDGNTTLLASAQTGSHSVVRVWNYHKRNCLALFRSHAHSLLTLSFSYGGGLLCGVGKDRHNKTMVVVWNTLNVGKGGEVTILAKAHTDVDILAMKVAFFDETRMVSCGQDNIRLWRMRSGKLRSCPVDLGEFHSVSFTDVAFQEGTSFNLHQDDRTLYASSRNGFIFEIDYSRVVIANVRKLLPAHQQRADRGEKRTFNTGPGIAINSISVSSSICCTGSDDGFLRLWPLDFSTVFLEAEHEGPVSLVSASSDGLWVLAGTSNGTLGFLDIGNRSYNTLMRSHTDAVLGFSMDGIRHHLTTASSDGTVRVWNMDSLQQLYDFVSEDSPCSVAFHPSEQVFSCGFNSGVVRIFDISSAKLLAEHKYVTHRHGGEVVGLAFSPDGEFMYSADSQGSLALYDASEEDHRVIRVLCNAVARGTERAPDALAVSRNNRCLAFVGPSEYIVTIADSRSLDELLHVDVSILDVESPQLDSALKVCFSAASTEQLLVATSANKILWLSTQTGRLLREVSKVHKHRCSSLAVSDDCRFLLTAGHNALKVWDYNMRLGVNAQMFIGHSQPICQVSFTPDQLGVVSVGDAVFLWDFLAHPADSLPASRSPPRLSHASALKSAKPAEETSELLLSNGMPRRWAPLPSTPPPRIDVGTLDQVDRGALGSSFSDGTPTVLTAAAPATEPRPAASFLKVTELHSTPPLNTGHTDTVESNGKKPVRPDCYRHFIPRFKTSPADQAAAAPQPGEEGVKLKAVIGYNGNGRGNMVWRPEQGLFAYSCGCVVVVEYFHAGSPRHLQGHGEEISCLAVTNDARTLASAAGSGNGRSLVCIWDVQSGTCRKSVSHHRGEVQSLAFSRDDRFFLSAGDFSEPAVALWSAKTFQLLSSVTVSGPIHDVAFSPSSASQLACVGSQGVYFCLIQSHGSNVDLEVRGVKAPDELGEVEMTALCYRLDSILFTATNRGHVCSWDVDARHCFMSWEANEGEIGVLLCRENRLLTGSNTRWLQLWEVEAVPCLKPGEKVAGAERGGSGMVVLAQEIMLDGATVSAAFDSTVDMGVVGTTAGTLWYINWSDSSSVRLVSGHKAKVNDVAFSSDERHFATCSEDGSVRVWSAPSNELLVQFQVLNQACGCVCWSPSSGLDEACVAAGYGDGTLRIFQLASSEMEMKLHPHQVAVTSVLYSAEGHVILSAGKNGLVAISSPVSGATVRVIKDHKGASVSTIQCVKEQCKKFGLEGNEMWLAASADRRVSLWAADWSKNKCDLLDWLTFPAPAYCEDDSPPPSLAAICPADPSLVVYTGYGVEKELLFYSLTKKQMIKKIALPHWATCISLSSKSQLIAVGSKERVLKLINSSSGRFQNFMLHSDSLQKCHFSPTGTFLFTASYNEILLWQVLDL from the exons ATGGCCTCTAAAG GCTGGGAGCATCCTTACGTCAACGTATTTAAACATGTCAAACTCGAAGAGTGGAAAAGGTCGACAAAAGAAGGCGACGTTTCAACACGCATG AACAAGACACTGAGATGTTCAGTGTTCAGCATCAGGGGTCCGGTTCCGACCAACAGCTACATCCTGGTGCCCCAAGATGGCAACCGCTCTCTGGGGCTGACGGGGCGATACTTCTACCTTCTCTTCAGACCCACCCCTGGAAAATACTTTGTTGTTCACTTGGATGTTTCCACCAAG GAGAACCAGGTGGTCCGTATCTCTTTTTCCAACATGTTCAAAGAGTTCAAGTCTACATCTACATGGCTACAATTTCCTTTCCTGTGTGGAGCTGCAAAGGATTCGGTCTACGAGACCACGGCCAGAGCAGCACGCCACG GTCTAGTGGGTCCGGCTCCTTCTTCAGTGCGTTGGACCTGCCTGATGCTGGATCTGCAACAGATACTTTCTGTCTACCTCGACTGCTGCTATAGTTCCCTGAAAAGCATCAAGCTCTGTGCCAACATGGCTGTCAAAAACATGTGTACGAGTGACCTTCTGCTGGATCCAG GAGTTTCCTTTAGTGAGGCCAAACTGGCGGGGCTTGCCTCTTCTCGGGGAACGGGTCCTATGCCCAGAGAGATGTCGTTTCCTTTGCCCAAGGGGGGCTCCTGGCACGACTTCTATGATTACATCAG GTTTCCTTCAGAGGGAACGAAGTTACCCTTTGACTCTATTCAAAAAGGCAATTCCCAGCCTGAGGCTG GACTTATCTCCAGCCAAAGAGCCCCCATTAGAGAGGAACCTCGCTTTGTCGACGTTAGCGAAGCAGTTCAGGCCCGTGTGTCCCTCATCCAGCAGCTCACCGCTCCAAAATCA CTTCTGAGAAATCAAATGCCCTCGGTTACCAACGTACCTGACGTGGGAGGAGTTCCCACTTCTCAGAAGAACGGATGCCATGACGATGACGATCACCAGCGACAGTCGTCAAGCTTCGGCTCAGGCCGGCACACATTCACGCCTTCCTGTGATGCAGAGGACGGGGGCGCTCACGTGTATCTCCACGCTGAGGACAGGCTCAGTGAAGACGAAGAAAGTGAAGAAGAG TTTGTTTGCACTCGTGTTCCACATCCTGTCCATCTAACATCATCAAATGggaaaggagaaaaggaaaCG AAGCTGATTCCAGATCCAATTCTCAGACTCAGTCGAATCATCGGCTTTGGAGGAGCAACGACAAAATGT GCCCTGTGGACTAAATCAGGCGATGCAGTGGTGTATCCATGTCATGCAATAATTGTCTCTCTGACAATATCCTCTAACCAGCAGAGCTTCTTCATCGGCCACACTGAGAAG GTGTCTGCTCTGGCTTTCGATGGTAACACAACACTGCTGGCCTCTGCACAAACCGGGAGCCACAGTGTCGTTCGAGTGTGGAATTACCACAAGAGAAACTGCCTGGCTTTGTTTAGGAGTCATGCTCATTCGTTGTTAACTCTGAG CTTCTCATACGGCGGCGGGCTCCTCTGTGGAGTAGGCAAAGACAGGCACAATAAAACG atggTGGTAGTTTGGAATACCCTGAACGTCGGTAAAGGCGGAGAGGTGACCATCCTCGCCAAAGCACACACCGACGTCGACATCCTCGCCATGAAGGTTGCCTTTTTTGATGAGACCAG GATGGTGTCATGTGGCCAGGATAATATCCGGTTGTGGCGCATGAGAAGTGGAAAGCTGCGCTCTTGTCCGGTCGACCTGGGTGAATTCCATTCTGTGAGCTTCACTGACGTGGCCTTTCAGGAAGGAACGTCCTTCAACCTGCATCAAGATGATCGAACGCT GTATGCCAGCAGCCGGAATGGCTTTATCTTCGAGATTGACTACAGCAGAGTTGTGATTGCAAATGTCAGAAAGCTGTTGCCTGCACATCAGCAGCGTGCAGACCGCGGGGAGAAACGGACATTTAATACCG gTCCAGGCATCGCCATCAACAGCATCAGCGTGTCCTCGTCAATCTGTTGCACGGGGTCTGACGATGGCTTCCTGCGGTTGTGGCCGCTTGATTTTTCTACGGTCTTCCTGGAGGCTG AGCACGAGGGGCCGGTCAGCCTGGTCTCGGCGTCGTCGGACGGTCTTTGGGTCCTGGCAGGCACCTCTAATGGAACCCTGGGCTTCCTCGACATCGGTAACCGTAGTTACAACACACTGATGAGGTCCCACACAGACGCTGTGCTCGGCTTCAGCATGGACGGGATCCGTCACCACCTCACGACGGCTTCCTCTGATGGCACAGTGCGCGTCTGGAATATGGATTCTTTGCAGCAG TTGTATGACTTTGTATCAGAGGACAGCCCCTGCTCTGTGGCCTTCCATCCCAGCGAGCAGGTCTTCTCTTGCGGCTTCAATTCCGGCGTCGTCAGAATCTTCGACATCTCCAGTGCCAAGCTGCTGGCTGAACACAAGTACGTAACTCA CCGACACGGAGGGGAGGTGGTGGGCCTTGCCTTCTCTCCAGATGGGGAGTTCATGTATAGCGCGGACTCCCAGGGCTCTCTGGCACTTTACGACGCGTCTGAGGAAGACCACAGAGTGATCAGAGTGCTAT GTAACGCCGTGGCCCGAGGCACTGAGCGTGCTCCCGACGCCCTCGCAGTGAGCAGGAACAACCGCTGTTTGGCGTTTGTCGGTCCCTCGGAGTATATTGTCACCATCGCTGACTCCCGGTCTCTGGATGAG TTGCTCCATGTAGATGTGAGTATTTTGGACGTAGAGAGCCCTCAACTTGATTCTGCACTGAAGGTCTGCTTCTCAGCGGCGTCGACCGAACAACTTTTGGTTGCCACATCTGCAAACAAAATCCTCTGGCTGAGCACCCAGACCGGCCGCCTGCTCCGAGAG GTGTCCAAGGTGCACAAACACCGGTGCTCGTCTCTGGCTGTGAGCGACGACTGTCGATTCCTGCTGACGGCGGGACACAACGCGCTGAAAGTGTGGGATTATAACATGCGGCTTGGTGTTAACGCTCAG ATGTTCATCGGCCACAGTCAGCCAATCTGTCAGGTGAGCTTCACCCCGGACCAGCTGGGCGTGGTCTCAGTGGGCGACGCCGTATTCCTCTGGGACTTCCTGGCGCATCCTGCTGACTCGCTGCCTGCCAGCCG CTCACCTCCCAGATTAAGCCACGCCTCTGCTCTTAAATCAG CTaaacctgcagaggaaacaagTGAGCTTCTGTTGTCCAATGGGATGCCTCGACGGTGGGCACCTCTTCCGTCCACGCCACCGCCACGCATCGATGTCGGCACCCTCGACCAAGTCGACCGGGGGG CTTTGGGCTCGTCTTTTTCGGACGGCACCCCGACCGTCCTGACCGCTGCAGCCCCCGCCACCGAACCCAGACCTGCTGCCTCCTTCCTCAAAGTCACAGAGCTGCACAGTACACCCCCCCTGAATACTGGTCACACAGACACCG TTGAGTCGAATGGGAAGAAACCGGTTCGTCCTGATTGTTACAGACACTTTATCCCACGCTTCAAGACGTCTCCTGCTGATCAG GCTGCTGCGGCTCCCCAACCAGGAGAAGAGGGCGTGAAGCTGAAAGCAGTGATTGGCTACAATGGCAATGGGCGTGGCAATATGGTGTGGAGACCTGAGCAAG GTTTGTTTGCGTACTCCTGTGGctgcgtggtggtggtggagtaCTTCCACGCAGGAAGTCCGAGACACCTGCAGGGTCACGGCGAGGAGATCTCGTGTCTTGCCGTCACAAACGATGCACGG ACGCTGGCGTCGGCGGCTGGCAGCGGTAATGGCAGAAGCCTCGTCTGCATTTGGGACGTTCAGAGTGGCACGTGTCGTAAAAGCGTCTCTCACCATAGGGGGGAGGTGCAGAGTCTTGCCTTCTCCAGGGATGATcgcttcttcctctctgctg GAGACTTTTCTGAGCCGGCGGTGGCTCTGTGGAGCGCCAAGACTTTCCAGCTGTTGTCCAGTGTCACTGTCTCTGGACCGATCCACGATGTGGCCTTCAGCCCTTCGTCCGCCAGCCAGCTGGCCTGCGTGGGAAGCCAAGGGGTTTACTTCTGCCTCATCCAGTCGCACGGCTCTAACGTTGACCTCGAG GTTCGCGGGGTGAAAGCGCCGGACGAGTTGGGCGAGGTGGAGATGACGGCGCTCTGCTACCGCCTGGACTCCATTCTGTTCACCGCCACCAATCGAGGACACGTTTGCTCCTGGGATGTCGATGCACGCCACTGCTTCATGTCCTGGGAAGCAAACGAGGGCGAGATCG GAGTGCTGCTGTGTCGAGAGAACCGCCTGCTGACGGGCAGCAACACCCGCTGGTTGCAGCTGTGGGAGGTCGAAGCCGTGCCTTGCTTGAAGCCTGGGGAAAAGGTTGCCGGAGCGGAAAGAGG CGGTTCGGGCATGGTGGTGTTGGCGCAGGAGATAATGCTGGATGGGGCAACGGTCAGCGCAGCATTCGACAGCACAGTGGACATGGGCGTCGTCGGCACCACTGCAGGAACCCTCTGGTACATTAActggtcagacagcagcagcgtcCGGCTCGTCAGCGGACACAAGGCGAAG GTGAATGACGTCGCATTCAGCTCCGATGAGAGACACTTTGCCACCTGCAGCGAGGACGGCAGTGTGAGGGTGTGGTCGGCCCCCAGCAATGAACTGCTGGTGCAGTTCCAGGTGCTCAATCAG GCCTGTGGCTGTGTCTGCTGGAGCCCTTCCTCCGGTCTGGACGAGGCATGCGTGGCTGCAGGATACGGCGACGGTACCCTGAGGATCTTCCAACTTGCGTCCTcagagatggagatgaagctgcATCCCCATCAAGTGGCTGTCACGTCCGTCCTGTACTCTGCTGAAG GTCACGTGATTCTGTCGGCGGGCAAGAACGGCCTGGTCGCCATCAGCAGCCCGGTGAGTGGAGCCACCGTCCGTGTCATCAAGGACCACAAAGGAGCGTCTGTTAGCACCATCCAGTGTGTGAAGGAACAG TGCAAGAAGTTTGGCCTGGAAGGAAACGAGATGTGGTTGGCTGCCAGCGCCGACAGACGTGTCAGTTTGTgggctgctgattggtccaaGAATAAGTGTGATCTGCTCGACTGGCTGACCTTTCCTGCTCCCGCCTACTGTGAG GACGAcagcccccctcccagcctggCTGCTATCTGTCCAGCAGACCCCAGCCTGGTGGTCTACACAGGCTACGGGGTAGAAAAAGAGCTGCTGTTCTACAGCCTGACTAAAAAACAG atgattaaaaaaatcgCCCTCCCCCACTGGGCGACATGCATCAGCCTCTCTTCCAAGAGTCAACTTATAGCTGTGGGATCAAAAG AGCGAGTGTTGAAGCTGATCAATTCGTCCAGCGGCAGGTTCCAGAACTTCATGTTGCACAGTGACTCGCTGCAGAAGTGCCACTTCTCGCCCACTGGGACATTTCTATTCACTGCGTCTTACAATGAGATCCTGCTTTGGCAGGTTCTGGATCTCTGA
- the LOC137915089 gene encoding mitochondrial Rho GTPase 2-like, translated as MKQDVRILLLGEPKVGKTSLIMSLVGEEFPEEVPPRAEEITIPADVTPEKVPTHIVDYSEKDQSDEVLRDEIIKANVVCVVYDVTSEDTIDKIRTKWIPLVNGDAEKGNKVPIILVGNKSDLRCGSSMETILPIMNQFSEIETCVECSAKNLKNISELFYYAQKAVLHPTAPLYDPEDKQLKPSCVRALSRIFYISDQDNDRILSDTELNCFQKSCFGNPLAPQALEDVKTVVWKNTSEGVQDNGLTLNGFLFLNTLFIQRGRHETTWTILRKFGYDDDLELTDDYLYPELRVPVGCTTELNHFGHQFLLQLFDKYDEDKDSALSPTELRNLFCVCPYMPWAAEVYTTVPTTDEGYISKRGYLCQWTLSAYLDIHRCLEHLGYLGYSILTEQESQTTSITVTREKGIDLEKRQTQRSVFLCKVIGPRGTGKTAFLQAFVGHGVSHKDNSSSAFFPYTINTVQVGNQEKHLILNEVDVELEFLKASDASCDVACLMYDTSDPHSFNYCASIYKQHYMDAGVPCVLVASKVDLPEVTQFHGMTPAEFCYKHRLPPPLPFSGLLFDSTSRNIYSKLAWAAMYPHLNGSDMSNASFWLRVALGSAVVAVLGFAVYRAISRMK; from the exons ATGAAACAAGACGTCAGGATACTTTTATTGGGGGAGC CCAAGGTGGGGAAGACGTCACTGATCATGTCTTTGGTTGGTGAGGAGTTCCCTGAAGAG GTTCCTCCCCGAGCTGAAGAGATCACTATTCCTGCCGATGTGACTCCGGAGAAGGTTCCCACACACATAGTAGATTACTCAG AAAAAGATCAGAGTGATGAAGTTCTTAGAGATGAGATCATCAAG GCTAACGTGGTTTGTGTCGTGTATGACGTCACCAGTGAGGACACGATAGACAAG ATCAGGACGAAGTGGATACCTTTAGTTAACGGAGATGCAGAGAAAGGAAACAA AGTTCCCATCATCCTCGTGGGAAACAAGTCGGATCTGCGCTGTGGGAGCTCGATGGAAACCATCCTTCCCATCATGAACCAGTTCTCTGAGATCGAGACGTGTGTTGAG tGTTCTGCAAAGAACCTGAAGAACATTTCTGAGCTGTTCTACTATGCCCAGAAGGCCGTCCTTCACCCCACCGCACCTCTTTATGACCCTGAGGACAAACAG CTCAAACCGTCGTGTGTCCGTGCCCTCAGCAGGATATTTTACATTTCGGACCAGGACAACGACCGAATTCTCAGTGACACTGAACTCAACTGCTTTCAG AAATCTTGCTTTGGGAATCCTCTGGCACCTCAAGCCCTAGAAGATGTGAAGACAGTAGTTTGGAAGAACACCAGTGAAGGGGTTCAGGACAACGGCTTGACCctaaatg gtttCTTGTTCCTTAACACGTTATTTATCCAGAGGGGCCGACATGAAACCACATGGACGATCCTCAGGAAGTTCGGTTACGACGACGACCTTGAACTGACTGATGATTACCTTTACCCCGA GCTACGGGTTCCCGTCGGCTGCACCACGGAGCTCAATCACTTCGGCCACcagttcctcctgcagctgtttgacaaGTACGACGAA GACAAAGACTCTGCGCTGTCGCCGACGGAGCTCAGGAACCTGTTTTGCGTCTGCCCTTACATGCCCTGGGCGGCAGAGGTCTACACGACTGTTCCCACCACAGACGAGGGCTACATCTCTAAGCGCGGCTACCTTTGTCAGTGGAC GCTTTCTGCATACCTTGACATCCATCGTTGCCTGGAGCACCTCGGATACCTCGGCTACTCTATCCTAACCGAGCAGGAGTCACAGACCACCTCAatcacag TAACACGGGAGAAAGGGATTGACCTGGAGAAACGCCAAACACAGCGGTCAGTGTTTCTCTGCAAGGTGATTGGACCACGGGGGACGGGCAAGACGGCCTTTCTCCAGGCCTTCGTGGGACACGGTGTTTCG CATAAGGACAATTCCAGTAGTGCCTTCTTCCCCTACACGATAAACACTGTCCAAGTCGGCAATCAGGAGAAGCACCTCATC CTCAACGAGGTGGACGTGGAGTTGGAGTTCCTGAAGGCTTCGGACGCCTCCTGTGATGTCGCCTGCCTCATGTACGACACCAGCGATCCGCATTCCTTCAACTACTGTGCCAGCATATACAAG CAGCACTACATGGACGCCGGCGTCCCGTGCGTGCTGGTGGCCTCCAAGGTGGACCTTCCGGAGGTCACGCAGTTCCACGGCATGACTCCGGCCGAGTTCTGTTACAAACACCGGCTGCCTCCGCCGCTGCCCTTCTCCGGCCTGCTCTTTGACTCCACCAGCAGAAACATCTACTCCAAGCTTGCCTGGGCGGCGATGTACCC ACACCTGAACGGGTCGGACATGAGCAACGCGTCTTTCTGGCTGAGGGTGGCGTTGGGCTCGGCCGTGGTGGCCGTTCTCGGATTCGCCGTTTACAGAGCCATTTCCAGGATGAAATGA
- the LOC137915078 gene encoding histone H1.0-B-like, whose product MTETSAAPAKAKKTVPKSKKATSHPKYSDMIKAAIVDDDSRGGASRQSIQKYVKNNFKVGDNVDVQVKLALKRLVDGGILRHTKGAGASGSFKLTKPEETKKAPKAAAVAATPAKPKKVAKPIKAKKVAKPKTPAKAPEKAKKAPAKKGRKAAKKAPPAKAKKAPARKSKPVKAKAKAAKKVAKPKPKPTKRASKAAKKK is encoded by the coding sequence ATGACGGAGACGTCGGCAGCCCCCGCCAAAGCCAAGAAGACGGTCCCTAAAAGCAAGAAAGCCACTTCTCATCCAAAGTACTCCGACATGATCAAAGCGGCGATCGTGGACGACGACAGCCGCGGCGGCGCGTCCCGCCAGTCCATCCAGAAGTACGTGAAGAACAACTTCAAGGTGGGCGACAACGTGGACGTGCAGGTCAAACTGGCGCTCAAGAGGCTGGTGGACGGCGGGATCCTGCGCCACACCAAAGGCGCCGGCGCGTCCGGCTCATTCAAGCTGACCAAGCCGGAGGAGACCAAGAAGGCGCCCaaggcggcggcggtggcggcgacCCCCGCCAAACCAAAGAAGGTGGCCAAGCCCATCAAAGCCAAGAAGGTGGCCAAGCCCAAGACGCCGGCCAAGGCGCCGGAGAAAGCCAAGAAGGCACCCGCGAAGAAGGGGAGGAAGGCGGCCAAAAAGGCGCCGCCGGCCAAAGCCAAGAAGGCGCCGGCGCGGAAGTCCAAGCCGGTGAAGGCGAAGGCGAAAGCCGCGAAGAAGGTCGCCAAGCCGAAGCCCAAGCCCACGAAGAGGGCGAGCAAAGCCGCCAAGAAGAAGTAA